The Perca fluviatilis chromosome 3, GENO_Pfluv_1.0, whole genome shotgun sequence nucleotide sequence TCTGCTGTTAAACACTGTGGGGAAACCCTGATTTGATTATCCCAACAACCTTGAGGCTTTAATTATGTCTTTAACGTCTGTTTCAGTGACATGGAGAAGCAGAAGTCGTCTCTGCTGGACGCTCTGTGCAGGAAGGGTTGCAGTCTGGCCGACCAACTCCTGCTGCCCCCGGCGCCGCAGGATGGCGCCGGTGCTGTCTCCACGGGACAAGCAGCGGCAGAAGAGCAGGTTGGGGAACAAGTGGCCAGCAGTTCTGACGACGCCATGCACAGCGTGGTTCAAGCGCTGACGGATACGTTTTGGGAGGTGCAGAAGTGGGCAGAGCTAACTGACTCCAAGGTaagcaaaatgtttaaaaaacaaataataattaaGGAAAGGCCAAAGTTGCTCCATTGTAATAGAGGACAGCTGgcaatattctatattttttttcttttggtcaacaaatcccatgaaaagatcGAACACAAAATGAAGAATGTCACCAGACTTCTCATTTGTTCTCATCCCCTTACCTGTAATTTTGTTTCCTCAATTTTCTAGCATTGTATAATCAGTCATAAGAACCACGCTCTCTGAAGTAACCTAAAAACACCTAAAACAATGTGCTGTCCTCTGGTTTCGCCCCTGAAAATGTGAATTTGGGTGGATGTACTATATGTCCCTATAAAGctcactactttttttttttttattcaataaatGTTAAGCTAATCTattttctttgtcttctgtcCTTTCGGCTCAGGTGTTGATGTTTTCATACAAACACGCTCTTGTGAACAAGATGTACGGCCGAGCCTTAAAGTACGCCTCGAAGATGGTGGAGGAGAAGCCCAGCAAAGACAACATGAAGAACTGCATCCAGGTATGAGAGCAGTGACTGCTGATATCGGTTCAACATAAATAAGATGTATACTGGATATGTTTGGCTCCAAGTAGAGtagtagaatataaaaataaaaataaaaattgtaattGAACAAATGCTAGCTGAATGTCTGCCCTGCTCCCTTGGAATAACttccgttgtttttttttgttttttttgtttttttttgcagcttatGCGACACCTCCGATGGATACACTGCGCCACCTTCAGTGAGAACTGGCTACCGGTCATGTACCCCGCAGATTACACTCTCTTctaggcacagacacacatgcatgcatgagCAGCATGGCCATACATGGTCCATTACATGATACCTTTTTGATATCATGTCCCTCAGGGTCACACATGGTCTATGCATCTGGGTTTTCAAATTTAGAAGTAGGTGGACACCAAAATGAAGGGTAACGCTGTGTAAATGGTTCGTGGCACTCAACACTTTATAAGGCGAAAAGGGATcatgtttgtctttttaaatgtcttgtggAACACTACAGCTCTGCAGACCACGTGGCCCGACGGTTAATTTGAATGCCAtcaacagaaaaacaacaaataattcAGTTTAAATTTATAAAATGCTCCAAACTATTGCCACGGCTTGTTAATACTGTAGCTCGGTGCTTTCTTAGTTGGGTGTTGTCCTTTTACTTTGGTGTCATCTACACATTTGGAGGCTTTCACATCCCCACTCATCCTCAGCTGTCTGGACTCCATATCACATAGCTAACCTCATTCTCTCGTGTAAATATTGTGTAAAAGGGACCGTGTGGACCCCAGGGATGCATCCCAAGTCTTTTAAAGAGAAATAAACTGACTCCATCTACTTGCTTATCAAACAAATCGACAGCAGAAAAACTCCCAACGTTTTATAATGCTTCAGTGAGAAGACAGGAGGACTTGCTTCTGCACGATGTTCGGACATACGAGGGCCACTCTGTCTGCCTGATCCCTGGGTTAAAAGGGAGACCCAACTTGatatcttttctttctttgttttttgattgttccagccaggccgggttgatAAAGTTAACATTATTAGTCTTGTCTGTCTTTTTAGGCCCCGACACTTGTACACAGAACACAAAACAATAATTGAGGTGCCTTTCTACATgtaccttactttttttttttttttttctgataggATAAAAACCAATGCAAGGCTGCAGAATCAGTAGCGTCAGTCAACACTCAGCCGCTTGCAATCATTTCACCCATCAGCCTTTTGGTGTCAAATGTGGTTATAAAGCTCATATCTGCAGTTTGATGTGTCCGTGCACTGTATGCAGGCCGTCAGTGATTTGTCAGCTAATAGGAAGCCACAAACACTTTCTGGGCTTTTGCTTACCTGTTGGCCTCTCATTTTATACTGCAGTTACCTGAGCAGCACATTTGACAAACTTCATCTTTAAAGACCTCACTAACGTAATGGATGCAGTTGTGGGCAGCGGGAGGATGTTTAGATTTCATTGTGAAATGTTCACGCAGTATTACCGTAGACGCGTCTCCGCAGCATTCAGAATGTTGCGTTTGTACACAGTGTCATAAGTAATGTACATACACAcgtaacataaaaaaaaatattaaaatgcaataggtatataatacaaatataatTCAAATTGATGTATTTTGCGTATATGCATGTCTTCTAGGATGTAAGGAAAAACAATTGTTTTATTTGAAAGCAGATTTTAGTTCATTTCAAtttgaaaggtgtgtgtgtgtgtgtgtgtgtgtgtgtgtgtgtgtgtgtgtgtgtgtgtgtgtgtgtgtgtgtgtgtgtgtgtgtgtgtgtgtgtgtgtgtgtgtgtgtgtgtgtgtgtgtgtgtgtgtgtgtgtgtgtgtgtgtgtgtgtgtgtgtgtgtgtgtggtgttactTGTGAGCATATTTTGTGCACATGAACATTTTCTCCCTACAGAACTGAAATGATAGCCAACTAGAGAGGGTTAAGCatgaagtatttttttttttgtgtgttttcttcagaaacttttactttaaaggACCATGCCAGTgggttttgtatgtttttatcaGATTTACTGCAAATAGCGTTACATAACGGCTAACCATTTTGCATCCtatgttattttatattttttaatgggTTTGTTTAGGCATCTGTTTATTTTCAATATATTAGGTGACTTTTGAAACCCAATGGTGAACACCAAGTCTGCATTAAAAGCCCTTAAAACCAAATTTCTCAATCATCTTTTTACTCTGGGCGATGGGGGTTCCACATAAACACACCATTTTCTGGCAAAGTCAGAACAGTTTTCATTATGTCACAGGGGATTTCTGTTTGTGCCGTCTCACTGGGTCGAGGTGGTACGGCCATATTTCTGAgcaccaatcaggatttagCAATCAAAACGAGATGACAGTTTTGGggttgtatgtgtatgttgccTCTCACACCCACAAAGTCCTGATGAAGCAGGTTAGCTGAATTGTTGAATGTTAAAACTCGTAACAAATGTTGATGCTTAGCAATGCAGTGTAATTGCGCACACGTTTATTTGAAAATACTTCAATGCTTTTCTCTGCACATATAATccaatttttacaaaaatgaatGCAGACTTGATGTTCATTTTGAATTAAACAACTTGAAAGAGTACTCCACCAATTTAGTATTTCACTCCTGTAACATTGCAGCTTTCATAATGGACAGTTTAAAAAAGGAGCCCTGTGGAGCCATAAAAGGCTTTATACAACTTCTATTTCCAAATATCTAATCcaaatttatttataatgcACGTTTATAATGTAGCTAGTAGTTCCCCTTTTGAGCAAGTTTGAAAATCAACCATTTGTTTTGCATGTATGTAGAAATTAATGGGGAAACGATgactgtaaaatatttcttaatGGTCAGGTTTACATGATTTTTTTAGTCGAgctaaaacttcaaaaacactgGCACGGTCCGTTAAAATATCTCGCCTGAATCAAACGAGGACACAGCGGTTTGGTTTTCCAGTGCAAAAGAGGACCACGCTAAAGATACAAACTACGTAATCACGTTTTGTCTTTTACATTTGTGATTACCTGTCACAGTCCGTAGTATTATCAGTTGAACCATATCATGATTGTCCCACTTTAAAGGCAGAATGAGTAGGATTTGTCGGTTGCGATTTGTAAACAACATTTGAAGTTGGCCCCCGACTAAACGAGTGGAACGGTGCTCGCCAGCCGTGAATCAGTTGTCACAACCCGTGTTGACTCAGGGGTGAAGTGTTtctgtttttagctgtgacttgCGTGCGCTTTCTGCAGCGGTCAGCAGCACAGGCCTCTCCCGAGTGCGCAGGGCTTTACTGGAGTCACTTGGGTTCGACAGAGTTTGTCCTCATCGTCTTTTCTGCTTCTGTTTTCTCCTGCTgcttcatccttttttttttttttttttttctcctctttcctgTGTTTGGGGTTTGGTTCAGGCAAATGTTAGGTTCAGGGTTCAGTTGTCTACAGTACGCGTTGCCAATGACAGTCTCTCCAAAATGGCCTTAACTTTCACCACAGGACTGTACCGTCCATTTCTGGCACCAGACAGACTTCTCTATATCTGTTGCTCTCACTCTGCTGGTGTCAGGAAATACTTCAGAAATGCTTCTTCTGGATGTTGAGTGTTTATATTTGTAGTCATAAAATCTAGTAAATGCCAATATTTTACAGAATGTTATGAGATAAGGTTGTATGCTCTtagtattatattattttataccCATTCTTCCTCAATGATGTGGGAAAGACCCAAGCAACTGTCACGCTATTTTGTGGTCATGTGGAATTGTGTCACAAACAAGGAAAACCACACTGAATAAAAAATGATTTGGAAGAATTTGAAGTGTGCTCTGGTCATCATTTGTACGTACAGCCAAATGGAGTGTGTTGGGAGTGTTTCGTTGGGTTTtgtgagtgagcagttttattctttttattgacCTCGTCATTTGAAATAGCCGGCCAAGAGTTTGTTCAGAAATGAGTCAAGTACAAGAAGACATTAACAGATACAAgggttttcttcatttttttttttttttactgtattaaacaatagaaatgtttttaaaaaaaacattcacatgcTATCAGAAACAGGACATTTCATAACTGATGTAGACACGCAGAGAAAGGGCTGCAACTATCAGTTATTTTCTTTATCAATTAATCTTTAGATTATCTTCTCAATTAACTGATACATTTCTTTACCTTAAAAATGTCCAACAGCCCAACATGACACATTCAAATTGACTGTTTTGTCCCATAGTGGTCCAAAACCTAAAGATATTTAGGTTATCATATATTGTTGAAGTCCCGCACACTGTCCATTACGCATGCAAATACTTTATTTCACAACGttgtaaaataaagtatttacgAAGTATTTGCATGCGTAATGGACAATGTGCGGGACTTCTTCAGCAAGTGTTACTGGTAACCTTTACCTTTTCCAACGCACCTGCCCCAAAAAAGAAGCGTGCAAAAGCGCTTTTGAATCGAGGTTATCATATATGAAATACAAAAGCATTAAATcaacacatttgagaagctgacaCCGCCCAACGTTTGGCATTTGTTCTTAAAAGAAATAACTGAAAAGATGACCTgtcatttaattaattaactaattgtttttactttaacACTGAGACATAACTGGTTTGATTCTAATGAACTATTCTTGAACCTTATGTAGCACAGGTTTGATTTATTCAGGCTAAATATGGTGCTTCACGAGGTAGTAAATATGGTATCAGACCAGGATGGCATGgagtaaaaagtgaaaaaaagtgtaAGTTCAAGCaacaactaaactaaaactcTTGCTGTACTGCCCTTCTTAGCATCTGTAGTGCTCACTGGTTGCGAGCATCATAAAGCCTTTATTTATAACAgatgatataatataatagaTGACGAGATAATGGGCCCTGAAGCACACACAGGTAAAAGACCCTCCTCTCTACATAGCAGCATCTGACACTAAAAATGATATTTTACAGGTTTATCATGCAGTAACTACAGTTTGGGTGATGGTTGAAAACCTAAAAATTGCAACTGAaattcagcattttgtttatgcTGGAGATGAAGAGAGGCTGTCTTAACTCCTACCACGCCTTCCTGCTACTACAGTTCCAAACGGACAatctttaattatattttacaaATTAATATGCAATTATTATATGAAACCATCAAAGGAAACCTGTGATGCAGGTTGAATTTTCTTAAAGCTGAGCTATTTTActgtgaaaataataaaaatagctttactatttattattattattatcatagcTTAAAAATGCACTGTGCCATTGTATTATTTGGagaggaaaataaacaacaaatgcAAAACTTAATGGTGGCAGATACTCGCCCTTTGACTTCCCAAAGAGTAATGTTAAGAACTTTAAACAGAGGCTCTGACTCAGGAGTCCCTGGGCCTGTAGGGGCCCATTGAGTAATCCATCCATATCTTCTCCGTCTCTCACTCTCTACACGTTGCCATGAAGATCTTCATCTCTCCGTCTTCAGCCAGCAGACTCGTGTGGAAAGCCTTTTTAAATTTCTCCGTGAAAGTCAGATCAGCCTCATACCTCACCTTGTTGGCCCAGATCAAAGTCGTTCCTGGTTTGCAGAAATGCTTCATGGTGACCAGGAGCTCGTCCAGGAAGTCGTGATGGTAGACCACATCAGCTGCCAGCACGTAGTCGTATCGGTAGACGGATGTAGGGTAGGAGCGCTCCAGGTCCTCGCACCAGGACAGAGTTGCCACTTGGGGTGCGTATCTGCAGCGGCCCCTGGTGTTCCTGTTAAGGTTGGCTCTCAGGTTGCTCAGGGCCTCTGGAAGGTCTGTGGCTGTCACCCAGGCACCTGAGGACATTAGGACGTTCATTGTTGCAGATACTCCAAGCCCCCAGTCCATCTGAACTAGTAGTACTTCACCTGAACCCCGTAATACACACTGGGAAGAACTGAATTGATTACCTAAAGCCCACATGCAAACATACTGACCTATtgacataacttttttttttttacttcaatgTGTGAGCCACCCAGATGTGTTCTCTtctgtgtttcttctttttaactGCTCATTACTCCCCCACATCTTTGTTTCTTGTGTTTTGATTGACTTCTGCTCTGTACCTGTGCAAATGGCAAAAATTCTTACCGAGGAGCGCTGCTACAACAGACAGGAGGCCAGTTCCTGCCCCGATCTCCAGGACCGCCTTGTCCATAAGACTCAACTGTTCGCGATGGGTGTCCAGGTAGTGACAGAGAGCCAGAGCCTTAAGGGGAAATCAAGATGACTTTGAGTTACAGGGGCGGTATAAGTGTTTTTCAGATCTGAAAATGTATCCGATTTGTGACTCATAACCGTGATCCAATCCAACTGTGAGTTTTGTGATCTGTTGCACCCCTACAAAACTATTCTAAATAATCAAAGTGACGTAAGGCAAAACAGGTTATTGAACtcatgtcaattcctgatgattcataagatataaaggaatgaagtagtgcacaaatcatgaattaattcatgcatgaattcataattcatgtgCCCTTcccgtaaagtgttaccataactttagttcaagcctgtggcagcagttccaaataattattttattgccatgcaatgaaaaataccttttcacaaAGTTTCTCACAAGTTCAGTGGGggcattttccaaaagaatgctttaattctgaaaaataaagttgctCCCCCACAAAACTCACTCAgtgtcttttaatattatttcttagatacgcaggctacataccaagaaaattcatgaatattaactgTGACACcccattatgttgtgagcagtagACCTACGTGTACTGTTGTCAAAATTGTGTCTAATctgtctatgtctatgtctgacctgggctggcacatggtCACGGTAaaaagcgtgtgtgtgcgcgagcgCTACGATCACGCGCAGTGTCCCAGTTTtagttccgggaaatctggtcaccctagtctAGGGGCCTCAGAGTTTAGGCGGGAGCATCTCCATATATGACATCCCCATAATCCAAAACTGGCTCTAACACTTTGGCATGTGATAGCATCAGTAAACAGAGCCTTcctatacaaaataaaacacaggtaCTGTCTGTCATATTGTGGTGAATGAGGTTGCAAAAAAGGTGCTACTCACCGCTGGCCATATCATGCCTGCATAGGAGTCAAGACCACCCCTGATGACGATCTCCTGGCCCACGTAATTGTACACCTCTTTATCTGCTTTGTAGAAGAAACACGGAGCCCAGGCTGGTCTTTGTTGCTTCTGGACGGCTGACTCATCTGATTGATACAAAAGTCAGACGCTCAATTCTCTGTGGACTCTGCTCAGTGTGAGTTTGGAAACGTTTCACTTCCTGCTTTTTAATGCATAGTTCATCtgaccttttttttcctctttatctTCTTCACCcccatcttcctcctcctcttccttctcctcctcctcgccttccttttcttcctcctccttgccTTCCTCTCTGCTTCTCATATAACTGGTTCCCTCCACACAGTACGTGGACAAAGTATCCATATCAAATCCTGTATGCTGTTGGACTTGGAAAGACAGGTAGCAGATATGGATTAGAGATTGAGCTTCAATTAAAccttttttaatgtaatgtttcttTTGTAATTCCTTTTTCTCTTAACTTACAGTAGttacctttttttctgtgtctttCATGTCTTTGCTACCAAAGTGAGAACAGACTAGGGGATATACAAGATTATTTGCAAGATTTTGTATtcatatattttgatattttacttAATAATTAGCTACTGTGTTTATATCATTATTTTACTTGTAACTGCAGTCCTACAGTTTACCCAGCTAAATAGACCCTATATACACCCTCCCCCCGGCGGCAccccttctctgcttctcttcatagtcgtcagattcatctaccaacccttataggTTATATATAGGTTATAGGTTTGCCTTGCACCAGCTCTTAactatgctgttatagttttagactgccggggtacctcctttgacacactgagctcctctctcctctctctttccatctgtctgcatccatgtcccagaaatgctcgttactaacttagctctggtgagcttattccccggagtccttatgttttttttcgcctagcagttttccttggattagggtggcacctaaatcatggctgcagctgtcgccatggtcctgctccgtgccctgctatgccctgctacaccctgctacgctctgcagtgcccagCTACGCCCtcctacatcctgctacgtcctgctatgccccgcAGTGCCCTGATACACCCAGTAACGCCCTGCAGTACCCTGCTACgtcatgaactactacaactactatttctagtcatagttccattatctttattctgactattatttgccactgttcatcacacccccaaccagcaccgtcagacaccgcctaccaagagccttggtctgtccgaggtttcttcctaaaaggagttttgctcttgggggggaattactggaattgttggttctttgtaaattatagtgtggtctagaccagtggttcccaaacttttttccttggcgccccccctactcatgtctaagaaaagctgagcgaaaccaaagttgaggtaactctcgagatagagccttactttcttttttgatacagaggagttatcagcactgttaagtttctcctccatgtttcattcataaaatagtgatgccttGGCAGCAGGAAAGAcgaggatacaacaaaatatatagttttcataaagacttttgtatacattatatattctagtgtattatcataatttgtttaacatgtgcaaatatatacatatttttttcctcaaaccagataaagacttgcgcccccccctgtgatctttgccgccccccctgggggtgcccggaccccaggttgggaaccactggtctagacctactctatctgtaaagtgtcttaagataactcttgttatgatttgatactataaataaaattgaattgaattgaattaaataggCAAAACAAGTCCTCTAATGTGACCAGGAACAGAGCACAAGATTATTTTCAGTCAGACTACCTACATGGGAGACATGTTTCCAAACCCTAACACCCTACGTCCAAAGTCTTGTTAAAAAAGTTCTCTCTGCAAGTGCTTCCCACACAGCTTGTGTGAATAAAGTGAAAACTTCACACTCAAACACCCTACCTGTGATCTTTGGCCTACCTGCTGCTGCTTTATTTCCCAGTGAAGGATCTCAGGAGCAATGCATCTGGAGACCTCTGATTTTGAGGTTATAGTCTCAGCATCCTGTTGGTTACACCCATCATCAACACAAGGGCATGAGGGTATTTTTAGAGCCGTGCTCACTAGGAGAAATGAACACAAGCAAGATACAAGATCAGAGCgcatgtacacacaaacacacacgctcacgctcacacacacacgcgcacacacacacacacacacacacacacacacacacacacacacacacacacacacacacacacacacacacacacacacacacacacacacaaacaaagatgaGTCTGTGAGGTAAccaaaaggagagagagaatgacGGGAATGTCATGATACCAACAGCCATGTATTTTTGCTTCCAGTGTCGCTTAAGGACTTGTCTGCTTGTGCTTTCCAGAAGCCTCCTCGGTCTGTAACCTCATACTGGATATCATTTGAAAAGATATAATATGAAGGTCTAAAAAACCTACGGACACACATTGCACGTTACACTGGTAACGCACCCCCAGACCAAAACAGCATATGTGTTTGGCTTGAGTGCATCTTGGCAGAAaaccatgaatgtgtgtgtgtgtgtgtgtgtgtgtgtgtgtgtgtttgttggcaCTGAACCATTTAAAGCCTCATTAACTTATTTAAATTGTTGTTAAGTTTATGTCACTTCTTCTGAAACACTGTTATCAGACAGTAAAGATAAATGAAGATGAAAGTCAGGTCTTATCAGAATCAGTTATTCATGACTCAAGTGtaatacaaggaatttgcctgcAGCTTTATTATTGCTCTCACAGCATAAATTATGCAGAAATAGACATATGGctaaaaacaatgacaacatagttgaacaaacaaacatttgactACTATGTACAGATATGTTTGTACATAAAAAGTGTATATATACGCATACATAAGCATACACAaacgtagacacacacacacacacacacacacacacacacacacacacacacacacacacatacacacacacacacagcttgctTGTTTTACCTGCAACAACCTCAATTGCTTTACCAGAGATGGGAGGCAACAGGATCAAGCTGGCATGCAAAACCCATGTATTAACATTACATTCAGCCTTGGCCATGAAGTATCACCTCCCAGTTTCAGATATCATCATTCTAAATCCACTCATCATCCCAAAACTTGAAATCCATCCCTAACCTCAGCAAGGGTTAATGTAGAGCAGCCTTattgaaataaaagaaacaagttTTTTGATGCGAGGCAGCATTTCAGCTCTGTCTCTCAATGAAAGGTTGTATTTTATCAAGAGACTGTTGAAAGAGTGCTAAAGTTAACCGATACCTCTTTAGGGTCGCAGTCTTCAACAGTTGAGTATTTGTTTGGCTTGACAATGATACACAGTGCAACCAGCTTAGATAGTCCCTCTGGTTCCTCTTTAATCCAGCTTGTGTTCCTGCAGCCAAACACACATCCATCACACGGGCAAAAAGACAAGGAATGGCAGGACAGAAAATGTTGGAGGATTTGGAATCATGACTTAGATATCAGATAGGTCATATTTATAGCAGGTGACTTGAACTTACTCGTTCCAAGATAATCAAGCTAACTGGTGAGTTTCCAAAACATGCTAAGTTTGTGTGCGACTCATCTTACTGAAGCAGCCCAATATGGAGGACCTCTCTTTCTTTATTTGACCTCTTTAAAGTGTTttgctggtgaaatattaccCAAATAAGTCTCATCCAGGTGTAAACATAAATGTTGCAAATAATGATTACATTTGTTGGATTTATATAGTATTTGATTAATGGAAGATGTTTGTACATTGATTTTTAAATGTGCAGCGGCAGTGTGATTGTTTATATTAAACTATA carries:
- the LOC120555660 gene encoding protein-lysine methyltransferase METTL21C, encoding MDTLSTYCVEGTSYMRSREEGKEEEEKEGEEEEKEEEEEDGGEEDKEEKKDESAVQKQQRPAWAPCFFYKADKEVYNYVGQEIVIRGGLDSYAGMIWPAALALCHYLDTHREQLSLMDKAVLEIGAGTGLLSVVAALLGAWVTATDLPEALSNLRANLNRNTRGRCRYAPQVATLSWCEDLERSYPTSVYRYDYVLAADVVYHHDFLDELLVTMKHFCKPGTTLIWANKVRYEADLTFTEKFKKAFHTSLLAEDGEMKIFMATCRE